A genomic region of Prionailurus bengalensis isolate Pbe53 chromosome D1, Fcat_Pben_1.1_paternal_pri, whole genome shotgun sequence contains the following coding sequences:
- the TPBGL gene encoding trophoblast glycoprotein-like has translation MGGDEGEASQRLGEPNFSAAPELESGGEKAQQRKALILRSLPPLLWARRARRLLGGGGGGREAGRGETNRQTLPTRLQARNGRGSRRPARRARRAPWAGGSAPRLTPLAPDRKVKAPRTLEPADGPTATASRSGSRTCPGRPPPRPPGAPNSLVSAAARALDAGAAAMAPRSGQPEQRGPLLPGLLLVAAALSRPAAPCPFQCYCFGGPKLMLRCASGAELRQPPRDVPPDARNLTIVGANLTVLRAAAFAGGDADGEEEEAAAGGVRLPLLSALSLTHNNIEVVEDGAFDGLPSLTALDLSNNPLRALGGGAFRGLPALRSLQLNHALARGGPTLLAALDTALAPLDELRLVGLAGNALSRLPPAALSRPRLEQLDARLNALTGLGPDELRALERDGGLPAPRLLLADNPLSCGCAARPLLAWLRNSTERVPDARRLRCAAPRALQDRPFLDLDEARLRCADGDAYGRGEEVELAGPELEASYVFFGLVLALIGLIFLMVLYLNRRGIQRWMRNLREACRDQMEGYHYRYEQDADPRRAPAPAAPAGSRATSPGSGL, from the coding sequence atggggggagatgAGGGGGAAGCAAGTCAGAGGCTTGGAGAGCCAAACTTCTCAGCAGCCCCGGAgctggagagtgggggagagaaagcgCAGCAGCGGAAAGCTCTGATTCTCCGgagcctcccacccctcctctgggCGAGGAGGGCGCGGAGGCTCctcgggggaggaggaggaggccgggaggcggggaggggggagacaaaCCGACAAACCCTGCCCACTCGGCTCCAAGCCCGGAACGGCCGCGGAAGTCGGAGGCCGGCGCGCAGGGCGAGGAGGGCACCGTGGGCGGGGGGCTCCGCTCCCCGCCTGACCCCTCTCGCCCCAGACAGGAAAGTGAAGGCTCCTCGGACTTTAGAGCCAGCGGACGGACCGACCGCGACCGCCAGCCGCTCCGGGTCAAGGACTTGCCccggccgcccccctccccgccccccaggcgcTCCGAACTCACTGGTGAGCGCGGCGGCCAGGGCGCTGGATGCGGGGGCAGCTGCGATGGCCCCGCGCTCGGGACAGCCGGAGCAAAGGGGGCCGCTCCTGCCGGGGCTGCTGCTGGTGGCGGCGGCGCTGAGCCGGCCCGCCGCGCCCTGTCCCTTCCAGTGCTACTGCTTCGGCGGCCCCAAGCTGATGTTGCGCTGCGCGTCGGGCGCCGAGCTCCGGCAGCCCCCGCGGGACGTGCCGCCCGACGCGCGCAACCTCACCATCGTGGGCGCCAACCTGACCGTGCTTCGCGCGGCCGCCTTCGCCGGCGGGGACGCtgacggggaggaggaggaggcggcagCGGGCGGCGTGCGCCTGCCGCTCCTCAGCGCGCTGAGCCTCACGCACAACAACATCGAGGTGGTGGAGGACGGCGCCTTCGACGGGCTGCCCAGCCTGACGGCGCTCGACCTGAGCAACAACCCCCTGCGCGCGCTGGGCGGCGGCGCCTTCCGCGGACTGCCCGCGCTGCGTTCCCTGCAGCTCAACCACGCGCTGGCGCGGGGCGGCCCCACGCTGCTGGCCGCGCTGGACACCGCGCTCGCCCCGCTGGACGAGCTGCGCCTGGTGGGCCTGGCGGGCAACGCGCTGAGCCGCCTGCCGCCCGCAGCTCTGAGCCGGCCGCGCCTGGAGCAGCTGGACGCGCGCCTCAACGCGTTGACCGGCCTGGGCCCCGACGAGCTGCGCGCGCTCGAGCGCGATGGCGGCCTCCCCGCGCCGCGCCTGCTGCTCGCCGACAACCCCCTGAGCTGCGGCTGTGCCGCGCGCCCCCTGCTGGCCTGGCTGCGCAACTCCACTGAGCGCGTACCCGACGCGCGGCGCCTGCGCTGCGCCGCCCCGCGGGCGCTGCAGGACCGGCCTTTCCTGGACCTGGACGAGGCTCGGCTGCGCTGTGCCGACGGCGATGCATACGGTCGCGGGGAAGAAGTGGAACTCGCCGGCCCGGAGCTGGAAGCCTCCTACGTCTTCTTCGGGCTGGTGCTGGCGCTCATCGGCCTCATCTTCCTCATGGTGCTCTACCTAAACCGCCGCGGCATCCAGCGCTGGATGCGCAACTTGCGCGAGGCCTGCCGGGACCAGATGGAGGGCTACCACTACCGCTATGAGCAGGACGCCGACCCTCGCCGCGCGCCCGCTCCGGCTGCCCCCGCCGGCTCCCGTGCCACTTCCCCGGGCTCGGGCCTCTGA